Genomic DNA from Papaver somniferum cultivar HN1 unplaced genomic scaffold, ASM357369v1 unplaced-scaffold_29, whole genome shotgun sequence:
AAGCACTTCACGGGAAAATTGAATGTTCATTTCACAATGCCTTCTACTGTGCCAGCAGCTCTTTTAGCTTGGCAAATGAATTTTAATACTGTACAACAGGAGTTATTGTGGAATCTCCTAGCAGCAGCAACTCTTTGGTGTACCTGGAAGGAAAGAAATGCAAGAGTTTTCACAAACAAAGATCACAATAAGGCGCATATTATTCATATGGTTAAGTACAATCTGTTTTAATGGGCTTTGGCTTTTAAAGAGTTCAAAGATATTTTGTTTAACTCAGTTGTTGAGAACTGGGTTACTGTATATTTCCcaccttagttttgttttaggagttttttggTTTTTCACTTGCTGTGAcaagttttttttccttttctttcttttttcttttcccctAGGTGGTTTAAGTCTCTTGTACCCCTTTTCTGATCAATAAAATTGTTtcatctatcaaaaaaaaaaaaacaaacaatgcAAGGTGATATAAGGAAAGATGATCTTTACATTTTTATGTAatcataaagataaataaagaagatAAGATAATGAATTATATGGGTAAAGTTAGatcagaaaaataatattatttttgaaagaaaaagatTCACCAAAAGGATGATCAAAGGTATATTTTCAGACAATCAAGAGATTCTGAAGAGTACAAACTAATAGAAGAATTTAAAGGAGATGAACTGTTCAAACCGATGCACTTCAATGAAAgtttaaaaattgaaattttttgattttggtgGATGGATTTTCAAACTTCACCAAAATCATTtctttttccaagtttttttcttttttgatgggCATTTATTTTTCTAAGTATGCATGTTTTTTCTCTAAATTCTTGGTTTCTCGTGACATTCCACTTCAAATGACAAAAACATACTATCATCTCGTGGGTTTGCTAAAATCCACAAAGATAACCAATGGACTTTTTAAAATTGGATCCACCAAGATGACTCATGGACTGATGATGGGCTTTTAGGCCCTCGACACATATAGGGTTTTGGATTTAGAAAAGATGAGATATAAAATGTGCGATTGTGACGGCGAGCTCTCTCCTTGAACATAACATTGCAGTCTCCATTCTCCCTCAAAAATAAATAGATCTGGTTTCATTATCTTAATGATTTTACTGATTAGTGTTATGAGTGTTATACGAGAACCTTCAATCCCATATTCCACAATCTTTGGATTATCACACTATGATTTTCCCTCTCAAATGTAAGTCTATATCCTATTTTCCTTTGGTATTTGATTGGGTTTGTCATTAGGATGCTCTAATCAgatctacattttttttttgcagtttgtTTCTTTGCATCTCAATTCATGGATtcctgaagaagaaggagatctcCAATATAGGTCTAGTCCAGCCTACAAGGTATTGTTACTCTTCAACTTCATGGTAACAGTAGATTATTTTGTTTAGTCTCCAAGAATGTTGTCATACGAAATATGGGATTTGTAATAATAGTAGTAAGCTTTCAGATATTTGTTCAGTGCTAATAATTTATTGTTTGCTTAATCTAGAAACACATTCTGGAGGGAAAATCCTCCAACTGAGACAGCTATATTCAAGATTGAGACGCCACATGGTATGTTCTCAATACGACTAATCTGTGTTTTATGTTATGTTATTACAAGAAACATGGATTCTTACCCATGCTAATTATGTGGGTTTAAGTTCAGAGTTAACATTTTAGTTTACAAGTTCTCTTttgattcatttttcattttgtcATTCTAAATTTGGACACACTGAATGTAAATGCCGGAGTTAGGCTTTTGAGAAGCAATTTAGAACCTGAGAACTCTATCTATGTCGGTATTAAATTTTCTTTTAGTGACCTTGTATCTAATACATAATTGAGGGTTACCATTTGTGTGTAAAAGGTTGTCtttcactatttttttttattatcaatgtaTAATGTTAGAATGCCTTCTGTCAATTGAGAAGTCAAAATTGTTTAGTGAACATTAAGAATTTTTGTTTCCGTTTCACTTTCAAttctaattccaatttttttttccggCTGGTTATTCTCATGTGGAATACATTCATCTTACATTTCACTGCAACTGAAATTGttaattaatctttatgattatcATCAAATATGTAACCATATTCATGTGCagaaaaaatttgcaatatagcGGAGGAGACGGATCGTGAAGAAGAACAAATTCAGACATTTGTTGAGAAGACCCAAGGACGTGGCTTGATACTGATGGCATGATGGACGAGTTCTCCTATGATGAACACAAGAGACAGCTTGAAGGATAAGGTTCATTAATCCGGTTGATCATCCAGCCCACTTGCATTTTCAAGTAGTTATTTACACACATGTTTTTGGGAATGGTATAGGTGTTAGTCCTGGTTACAAATTATATCTACAAGTAATACTGTTGCTCATGGAAAATTTGGTGCACAAACAAATTCAGTATTTTAGGAATTTGTTTTTACACTATATCTTGTCATTGGTTTACCCTTATCTTTTTCATGTAAGATATAACCATGTCTGATGTATCACTGAATGTCGGTTATACAGATTAGATCTACCCTTACTGTTGAACAGTTGTTCTTACTTTTTTATGCTTTCATAAGTTAATAAAATTCTTAGTTCTTATTCTCCTTTTTTGTCAAGCATATATGAAGTTTTGTTGGACAAATCAATTTTATGGATGTTAGATTATCTAAAACACCCCAGTCTCTATTTGTTACTGATAATGCTGCAAGTTCGTATGTAGGAATTGAATGATGATGAGAGTTCGTCAATGACTTTGCTTGCTTGATCTCTTATGAGAGGTTACTTTTCAGTTTGTTTGTCTTAGAAaagactaggtatcaccccggcctacggccggggctcaacctttgTATTAAAAGTGGGCCTCAACCAAGTGTTGCTAAATTCAATCATATTCCAATTACGAAAAGGCTCAACCTTTGTATTAAGAGTGGGCCTCAGCCAAGTGTTGCTAAATTCAATCATATTCCAATTACGAAAGTTCCTGTTAATAGATTTCAATCAAGAATCCGTCTTAACCCTAGTTGATTGATCGCTCGCTGTTATCTATGATCAGGTAATAATTGGGTTAACCGGAGCTTACAGATCTAACGTCCCAAATTCAGTCAAATTTCGATTAGGAAAGAAACTCCAGTTACATTCCTATCAGCAATCCACTTAAATGCATTACCGATTAGACTTCAATCAGGAATCTATCTCAACCCTTGGTAATTGTTAGCATAGGGTTGGAATTCGGATAACAGTGCTAGGATTAATTAGGCCGagcgagcgaagcgagggaggacttTATATATAGTGACATTGTGTTAATGTGAAGCGTAATTTTTAATCCAATTTGAtataaaaagattggatttggttcaACGATGAAATGACGACAATGCCCTTCtgaatcaaaattttctttttttcctttagacattttcgtaaataaaccgaagaagaaggacaaataggtattagacattttcgtaaataaaccaaaGTGAAGTGCAATAAAATattagacattttcgtaaataaaccaaaAAAGAAGGGCAAACAGATATAAGAGGcagtattataattccttatgtATCATAATTTCTAGAGGTATCACTGgcaaccaaactttaatataacatattaaAAATCTGTTCCTTGGAAaataaatttagagtttttacaaaAAATTCGGAGATATTTATCTTTTTAGACATAATTTTCGAAAATAAATGTATATTCATTATGCAAGGTACCACAACGATATATAATACTTTATGTAACCACattttggttcatgcatcaactaattttcctttgcaattaataaaacgatgtactccctccgttttaagAAATGTGATACTTTCACTTCAGACTCATATTTTCTTTTAAAGTCCAATCGTTGTTTTTTTCCCGATCGGCGCTCCCACCGTGACAGCGGTCATCTAGAGTACAGTCAAACATCGTCTGAATTGGTTAATGAGCAGCAGCCAGATAAGTTAGTGTGCGGACGCATGATATCAAACGATGCCTTGTACATAATCTAAAGCTAGGTTAAGGTTAGGTTTGGTAGTCATGCAATCTTAACGTACACCGTACAAATTTTCCAAGTTGGCAAATGGAAAGTATATAAGAAATCAAAGTTGGCGGACGTATATAAGAAATGATACCCTACTCATGTGGAATTGCACCAAATCAAAGTTTGAACTAAGCAAATAAACTAAAACCAAATCCATGTGTATTCCTAACTCAGAAAACAAAATTGCATGCTCACTTGCTTAGAATTAGCCATACGAACCCCATATGCATTGGTGTATTGCAGCAACAACCAACTGCTAAGACCAA
This window encodes:
- the LOC113341474 gene encoding uncharacterized protein LOC113341474, with the protein product MILLISVMSVIREPSIPYSTIFGLSHYDFPSQILFLCISIHGFLKKKEISNIGLVQPTRNTFWRENPPTETAIFKIETPHEKICNIAEETDREEEQIQTFVEKTQGRGLILMA